GTCTTCTCCATCAATGTGGATTTCTGTACCTGCATATTTGCCATATAGGACAGTGTCCCCTACTTTTACAGTAATTGCTTCGTCCTTTTTACCTGGACCTACAGCTACAACAGTACCTCTTTGTGGTTTTTCTTTTGCGGTATCAGGGATTATGATACCTCCAGCTGTTTTCTCCTCTGCGGGAGCAGGTTTGACTACTACTCTGTCCGCTAATGGTTTGATGTTGATTGCCATAGTACTTATTTCTGTTTTGATTATAGTTCAACTTTTAGCAGTGTGCCAAGCCGAGTGCTAATTTCATTCCAAAAATGCTTATTTTGAGTTTGTGGATAAATCGTTTATTTTGTAAGATGCTCATTTTCAGCATGATTAAGTTTTAGATTCATTCCATCTTATTTCTGTCATTTATGACAGAAATGAAAAAATGTCAGACATGTCTGAATCTGACATTATGACAAAAATACTTACTTTGCTTTTTAAGTTCGTTTTGCACATTTACTTTGACCAAAAAATTTTTAATAAATTTTGAGGTGTGTGGAGCAAAAAACGCAGATTTTGATTACATTTTGAGTCAATAGCTTGTTAATAACTTGACTCTATGTCAATAAACTGAATGTGCTTTTTATCTATGTAGCTAAACTGATGCGTTTTCCAAGAAGTGCTCTCCCCCGTAGTACTTAAAATTGCATAAAAATATAACATTTGAGTAGATTCCTTTGAGGGTTTTCCAAAGCCAACTAACACATTTATTCCGTTTTCATAGGGTACCACAGTAAATTGTGAAAGTACAGCTTCATTCATACTACTTTCTTTGCAGGTATAAGATGAAGTTAAAGCAGGTAGTCCCTTACTGTCGATGATAAAAAATTGGAGCGCATGGTTTTTGTCTATTCCCATCAAAAAACCATGAGTTTCATTGACAACTAGGTTAGATAATTTAGTTGCGTGCTTACCAAGATCGGTAAGAGTATTATTTGCCCAACTTATGCAATGCACTGTGCTAGGTGCGTGTTCATCTTCGGTATAGTAAAATGATTTTGTTTTTTGTGACCAAACTATATTTTGATGATGTGCCTTGTACTCAATTCTACCTAGTTCGTTGCTTATATAGAATTCAGGACTAAGTTCTAGTAGCAGTATTTGCTCACCTTTTCTACTGTTCTCTACTTTTCTTTCCACTATAATCTTAGTTTCATTATCTACTACTCGCAGTACAGTATAAATTTCGTTAGGACTGCCGAAAGTCTTACCTTGTTTTAACCTTTGATACGTGCTATCAGGGAGATTTGGATAATTGCTTTTAGCCCGCATTGCAAATAACGATGTAACAGGGTACTTGCTTTGTACAAATTCGTCATCTATGGTGTAGACTAAGCCGTTTTCACGTATAATGTACTCTTTAAAAACAATATGCCCCAAAAGATTGACATTCCGTTTTTTGAATACTTTTATAACATACCCATCTTCGTAACGATACATAGTGGTTACATCTACAAAGTTATAATGCACCTGCCCTCCGCTAAAAGTACCCTCTTTGTCCTGATGTAGAACATAAAAAGACTTTTTATCAGGTAAAACTTGAATTTTTTTGATATCTTCCTCATGATTTACTGTTACAATAGTATCTAATTCACCTTGCGAACCTACTTCTAGCAAAGTAATTTTATTGGCTTGGTAGGAAAGTATAATTCTGTGCCTACCATGTTGAATTTCTAACGGATAAGCATACGACAAAATTGATAGTAAAACACCAGCAATCAATATTATACCCCATTTTGGTAGCATAATGGGCAAATATATTGGCAAGGTTTATTACACACAAAAATAATCATTTTTTAACAAAAATACAACAATAGTAGCATATTTTCTACGTACTTAAAGCTGACAAAATCAAGCCATTTTTTAATCTACTTCGGATATTTTAAGCATATTTGTTCTTTTACGCGCCAACATAGGCATGCTTGCAGTATTGATAATTACATCGCCTTTTTGAATGAGTTTTTTTTCTAATAAAATTTGCTTAATGTCATGCATAGTTTCATCTGTACCCACAAAACCATCATAGTGAAAAGCCTGTACGCCCCAAATAAGATTCAATGTGTTGAGTAAAGGAACATTATCCGTAAAGATAAAAATATGGGCTTTTGGTCTATGCCTAGATAGCTGATAAGCAGTATATCCTGTTCGTGTAAGTCCTGTAATAGCTTTGGCACCTACCTTTTCAGCTAATACACAAGAAGCATAGCAAATTGCGTCGGAATGAAAAGTTTCTGATTTAGGATCTAAGGGAACATTTCTATTGTACAAAATTTCTTCTTTTTCCACTGATGCAATAATTCGTTGCATGCTTTCAATAACTTGGATAGGATACTTACCCATTGCTGTTTCTCCACTTAACATAACTGCATCTGCACCATCTAAAACTGCATTGGCTACATCGTTCGTTTCAGCACGAGTAGGGCGAGGATTGTTTATCATAGACTCCATCATTTGAGTAGCAATAATGACAGGTTTAGCTGCTTGGTTACACTTGCGCACTATATTTTTTTGGATCATAGGTACGTCTTCCATTGGAATCTCTACGCCTAAATCTCCGCGTGCTATCATAATTCCATCGGCTGCTTGTATAATAGCATCTAAATCATTAAGTGCCTCAGGTTTCTCAATCTTAGCAATCACTTTGCTTTCTTTCCCCTTTCTTTGTATATACTCTTTAAGTACTTTTACATCTTTTGCGCTACGCACAAACGATAAACCTATCCACTCTACATTGTGCGATAAAGCAAAATCTAAGTCCTGATAATCTTTTTCAGTTAAGGAAGGTATAGACAA
This window of the Bacteroidia bacterium genome carries:
- a CDS encoding co-chaperone GroES is translated as MAINIKPLADRVVVKPAPAEEKTAGGIIIPDTAKEKPQRGTVVAVGPGKKDEAITVKVGDTVLYGKYAGTEIHIDGEDYLIMRESDIFAII
- the pyk gene encoding pyruvate kinase, which codes for MKKPVFNRTKIVGTIGPASADRNILKQLIELGLDVCRINAAHGNHGFHEQIIHNVRSINMDLGSHICLLYDLQGPKIRIDEVENNEIEIASDSIIEISTERVLGNSQRVSINYPFLAKEVKADDLILIDDGKIQLRVLETDGSTVVKARVIVGGRLSSKKGVNLPNVQLSIPSLTEKDYQDLDFALSHNVEWIGLSFVRSAKDVKVLKEYIQRKGKESKVIAKIEKPEALNDLDAIIQAADGIMIARGDLGVEIPMEDVPMIQKNIVRKCNQAAKPVIIATQMMESMINNPRPTRAETNDVANAVLDGADAVMLSGETAMGKYPIQVIESMQRIIASVEKEEILYNRNVPLDPKSETFHSDAICYASCVLAEKVGAKAITGLTRTGYTAYQLSRHRPKAHIFIFTDNVPLLNTLNLIWGVQAFHYDGFVGTDETMHDIKQILLEKKLIQKGDVIINTASMPMLARKRTNMLKISEVD